CGTAGCCTGCGGTTGCAACGAGTGCAGCGATCTGTCGCAATTCATCGATACCCTCAAGGCCTTGTTTCGACGTCGCAACGACATTGGCAAGATTGGCAACGGTGGCGTGCGACGTTTCACCCTTCGCCGCGGTGAAGGCGAGCACGGTGTCGATCGCCTCATGTGTCAGCCCGGCGCCCTTGGTGAAGTCGCCGCTTTCATCCTTACGGCCCTCACCGAGCAGCAGTTTCACGCCATCGGGTCCAAGACGATCCAGCTTGTCGATCGCGCGCAGCACCGTGAGCCGCTTGCCGGCATGTTCGGCGCCGCCAAGGCCGATGGATTCCAAGACGCCATCCAGCACTTTGCGATTGTTGACCTTCACGATGTAGCTGCCGCGCGGAATGCCGAGCGCTTCCATCGTGTCGGCGGCCATCATGCAGATCTCGGCATCGGCTGCCATCGAAGCGGAGCCGACGGTGTCGGCATCGAATTGCATGAACTGGCGGAAGCGGCCCGGTCCCGGCTTTTCGTTCCGGAACACATAACCCTCGCGATAACTGCGGTAGGGCTTGGGCAGGGCGTCAAAATTCTCGGCGACGTAGCGCGCGAGCGGCGCGGTCAGGTCGTAGCGCAGGCTCATCCACTGTTCGTCGTCGTCCTGGAACGAGAACACGCCTTCGTTCGGGCGGTCCTGATCGGGCAGGAACTTGCCGAGCGCGTCGGTATATTCGATCGCCGGGGTCTCCACCGGGTCGAAGCCATAATGCTCGTAGACCTTGCGGATTTTTTCCAGCATCGCCCGCGTGGCGGCGATATCGGCCGGGGTCCGGTCCACAAGTCCGCGCGGCAGCCGCGCCTTCAGTTTGTTGCTTTTGTCGCTCATGGATATAAGTCAGTATTGATTTAAGCGGCGTGGTACCAGCGCCGTGTCGCTTTGTCACCCAATCCGCCCTCATCCTGAGGAGGCGCGAAGCGCCGTCTCGAAGGACGAGGGCGGCCCCATGGTTCGAGACGCATCGCTACGCGCTGCTCCTCACCATGAGGCCGAGAAAGGCCGCCATGAGCACCCAAGCCGTTCGCAAGCCCCAAGCCAGCACCATCCCCAACGACCTTGAAGCCTTCTGGATGCCGTTCACGGCCAACCGCGCCTTCAAGGCGCGGCCGCGCATGGTCTCGCGCGCCAAGGACATGCATTATTACGCTCCGGACGGACGGGCGATCATCGATGGCGCCGCCGGCCTGTGGTGCACCAATGCCGGTCACAGCCGCGAGCCGATCGTCAAGGCGATCCAGGCGCAGGCGGCGGAAATGGATTTCGCGCCGCCGTTCCAGTACGCTAACCCCAAGTCTTTCGAACTGGCCAGCCGCATCGCCGCCCTGGCGCCGGGCGATCTCGACCACGTGTTTTTCTGCAATTCCGGATCGGAAGCGGTCGATACCGCGATGAAGATCGCGCTCGCCTACTGGAATGTGAGCGGGCAGGCGCAGCGGGCGCGCTTCATCGGCCGCGAGCGCGGCTATCACGGCGTCGGCTTCGGCGGCATGTCCATCGGCGGCCTCGGCAACAACCGCAAGGCTTTCGGCACCATGCTGGCGGGCGTCGATCATCTGCCGCACACTTATAATCGCGAGCATCAGGCCTTCTCGCGCGGCGAGCCGG
The genomic region above belongs to Pseudorhodoplanes sinuspersici and contains:
- the hisS gene encoding histidine--tRNA ligase, whose product is MSDKSNKLKARLPRGLVDRTPADIAATRAMLEKIRKVYEHYGFDPVETPAIEYTDALGKFLPDQDRPNEGVFSFQDDDEQWMSLRYDLTAPLARYVAENFDALPKPYRSYREGYVFRNEKPGPGRFRQFMQFDADTVGSASMAADAEICMMAADTMEALGIPRGSYIVKVNNRKVLDGVLESIGLGGAEHAGKRLTVLRAIDKLDRLGPDGVKLLLGEGRKDESGDFTKGAGLTHEAIDTVLAFTAAKGETSHATVANLANVVATSKQGLEGIDELRQIAALVATAGYDDRVIVDSSVVRGLEYYTGPVYEVELLIETRDEKNRPVRFGSVGGGGRYDGLVSRFRGEPVPATGFSIGVSRLAAALALVNKADTQPNFGPVVVTVFDSDRIADYQQMVAELRQAGIRAELYLGSGKFGPQMKYADKRNAPCVVIQGSDEKNDAAGEQVVVKDLILGAELSKLEKGRDEYLQKQADAQRKVRRDQMVKTVQEILARHGVKTMMA